A genomic region of Trifolium pratense cultivar HEN17-A07 linkage group LG3, ARS_RC_1.1, whole genome shotgun sequence contains the following coding sequences:
- the LOC123915995 gene encoding heavy metal-associated isoprenylated plant protein 7-like codes for MGEEEKKTEETKVEEKKTEEPKTEEPKKEADKPTEEKKPEESKEQTPPPPPPEIVLKVFMHCEGCARKVRRSLKGFPGVEDIVTDCKSHKVVVKGEKADPLKVLERVQRKSHRQVELLSPIPKPPSEDEKKPEEKEKPKPEEEKKEEPKISIVILKVHMHCEACSQEIKRRIEKIKGVESAEPDLKNSLVTVKGVFETDKLVEYVYKRTGKQAVIVKQEAEKKEEAKETKEEEKKTDENEKEKKGSGEGEEKKEAAAAAAEGDGKSSDAAEETKVVEFKRNEYHYYNPPSMEFYYNPSQAYPPQMFSDENPNACSVM; via the exons ATGGGAGAG gaagaaaagaaaacagaGGAAACCAAAGTAGAGGAGAAAAAAACAGAGGAACCTAAAACAGAGGAACCGAAGAAAGAAGCTGACAAACCCACCGAAGAGAAAAAGCCGGAGGAATCTAAGGAACAAACTCCGCCACCACCGCCTCCAGAAATCGTGCTAAAAGTTTTCATGCATTGTGAAGGTTGTGCTCGCAAAGTTCGTCGTTCACTCAAAGGATTTCcag GTGTTGAAGATATTGTTACAGATTGCAAATCTCACAAAGTTGTTGTTAAAGGAGAAAAAGCGGATCCATTGAAGGTTCTAGAAAGAGTACAGAGGAAGAGTCATAGACAAGTTGAACTTCTTTCTCCGATCCCAAAACCACCTTCAGAAGATGAGAAAAAAcctgaagagaaagaaaagcCTAAAccagaagaagagaagaaagaagag CCTAAGATTAGCATAGTGATTCTGAAAGTTCACATGCATTGTGAAGCTTGTTCACAAGAAATCAAGAGACGCATTGAGAAAATCAAAG GAGTGGAATCAGCAGAACCGGATCTGAAGAACTCACTAGTGACAGTGAAAGGAGTGTTTGAAACTGATAAATTAGTTGAATATGTTTACAAGAGAACTGGAAAACAAGCAGTGATAGTGAAACAAGAGGCAGAGAAAAAAGAGGAAGCAAAAGAAaccaaagaagaagagaaaaaaactgatgaaaatgaaaaggaaaagaaaggGAGTGGTGAAGGAGAGGAAAAGAAAGAAGCCGCTGCAGCTGCTGCAGAGGGAGATGGAAAATCAAGTGATGCTGCAGAAGAAACCAAGGTGGTGGAATTTAAGAGAAATGAATATCATTATTATAATCCACCAAGTATGGAATTTTATTATAATCCTAGTCAAGCTTACCCTCCACAGATGTTCAGTGATGAGAATCCAAATGCTTGTTCTGTTATGTAA